One Gordonia zhaorongruii DNA segment encodes these proteins:
- the rplS gene encoding 50S ribosomal protein L19 — MNILDSLDKASLRDDVPEFAPGDTLDVHVKVIEGSKERVQVFKGVVIRRQGGGIRETFTVRKVSFGTGVERTFPVHSPTIAKIDVLTRGDVRRAKLYYLRDLRGKAAKIKEKR, encoded by the coding sequence ATGAACATCCTCGACTCTCTCGACAAGGCGTCGCTGCGCGACGACGTCCCCGAATTCGCGCCCGGCGACACCCTCGACGTGCACGTCAAGGTCATCGAGGGCTCCAAGGAGCGCGTCCAGGTGTTCAAGGGCGTCGTGATCCGTCGCCAGGGCGGCGGCATCCGTGAGACCTTCACGGTCCGCAAGGTCTCGTTCGGCACCGGCGTGGAGCGCACCTTCCCGGTCCACAGCCCGACCATCGCCAAGATCGACGTGCTGACCCGCGGTGACGTGCGTCGCGCGAAGCTGTACTACCTGCGCGACCTGCGCGGCAAGGCAGCCAAGATCAAGGAGAAGCGCTGA
- the lepB gene encoding signal peptidase I has product MDDNSEASSHDDSARDAAPGGANQDGGAQDRKFTIRDADEVNQPKKKRGFLKELLVIVAIVLALMFIFTQFLFRQYVVPSESMEPTLHGCYGCSNDRIVIDKFGYRFGDPEPGDVIVFEGPTESWNATWSSPRSSNPVLHKVQDVLSWFALAPPDENNLVKRVIATGGQTVQCRNEDGKGVTVDGEALDEPYIDKSLQVDTSTASGGVLGGGSCYGEDFGPIKVPDDHVWVMGDNRSNSADSRAHMDDEFQGTIPESEIRGKVRFILYPFSRIGGVDAVNPQG; this is encoded by the coding sequence GTGGACGACAACTCTGAGGCTTCCTCCCACGACGATTCCGCGCGCGACGCCGCGCCCGGAGGCGCGAACCAGGACGGTGGGGCTCAGGATCGGAAGTTCACGATCCGGGACGCCGACGAGGTGAATCAGCCGAAGAAGAAGCGGGGCTTCCTCAAGGAGCTCCTGGTCATCGTCGCCATCGTCCTGGCGCTGATGTTCATCTTCACTCAGTTCCTGTTCCGGCAGTACGTGGTGCCGTCCGAGTCGATGGAGCCGACGCTGCACGGGTGCTACGGGTGCAGCAACGATCGCATCGTCATCGATAAGTTCGGCTACCGATTCGGGGACCCGGAGCCAGGCGACGTCATCGTCTTCGAGGGGCCGACCGAGTCGTGGAACGCCACCTGGTCGTCGCCGCGCTCGTCGAACCCGGTCCTGCACAAGGTGCAGGACGTGCTCTCGTGGTTCGCACTGGCGCCGCCCGACGAGAACAACCTCGTCAAGCGGGTCATCGCAACGGGTGGTCAGACGGTTCAGTGCCGGAACGAGGACGGCAAGGGAGTGACCGTCGACGGTGAGGCGCTCGATGAGCCGTATATCGACAAGAGCCTGCAGGTGGATACCAGCACGGCGTCCGGCGGGGTGCTCGGCGGCGGCAGCTGCTACGGGGAGGACTTCGGGCCGATCAAGGTTCCCGACGACCACGTGTGGGTGATGGGCGACAACCGTTCCAACTCGGCGGATTCGCGTGCCCACATGGACGACGAGTTCCAGGGCACGATCCCGGAGTCGGAGATCCGCGGCAAGGTGCGATTCATTCTGTACCCGTTCTCGCGCATCGGCGGCGTCGACGCCGTCAACCCGCAGGGCTGA
- the trmD gene encoding tRNA (guanosine(37)-N1)-methyltransferase TrmD gives MRIDVVTIFPEYLDPLRAALLGKAVDAGLIDFGVHDLRNWARDVHRSVDDTPYGGGPGMVMKPQVWGEALDEVCPDDALLVVPTPAGVPFTQATAERWSEERHLVFACGRYEGIDQRVFDDAARRARVEEVSLGDFVLIGGEVAVLAMVEATTRLMPGVLGNPKSHQEDSFSDGLLEGPSYTRPRTWRDLEVPPILLSGDHAKVADWRHRRSLERTRDRRPDLLAPDLLDSGLLDEDS, from the coding sequence GTGCGCATCGACGTCGTGACCATCTTCCCCGAGTATCTCGACCCGCTTCGGGCCGCACTGCTCGGTAAGGCCGTCGACGCGGGGCTCATCGATTTCGGTGTGCACGATCTGCGGAACTGGGCGCGCGACGTGCATCGCAGCGTCGACGACACTCCGTACGGCGGCGGACCGGGCATGGTGATGAAACCCCAGGTGTGGGGCGAGGCGCTCGACGAGGTATGCCCCGACGACGCGCTCCTCGTCGTGCCGACGCCTGCGGGTGTCCCGTTCACCCAGGCGACAGCGGAGCGCTGGAGCGAGGAACGCCACCTGGTCTTCGCCTGCGGTCGTTACGAGGGCATCGACCAGCGCGTCTTCGACGATGCGGCCCGCCGTGCGCGCGTGGAGGAGGTGTCGCTCGGCGACTTCGTGCTCATCGGCGGTGAGGTCGCCGTTCTCGCGATGGTGGAGGCCACCACCCGGCTGATGCCCGGCGTGCTCGGCAACCCTAAGTCGCATCAGGAGGACTCGTTCTCCGATGGACTGCTCGAAGGGCCGAGTTACACGCGACCCAGAACCTGGCGAGACCTGGAGGTCCCGCCGATCCTGCTCTCCGGTGACCATGCCAAGGTCGCGGACTGGCGTCACCGCCGGTCATTGGAGCGGACACGCGACCGGCGCCCCGATCTGCTCGCCCCCGATCTGCTTGACTCCGGCCTGCTTGATGAGGACAGCTGA